The following are encoded in a window of Cystobacter ferrugineus genomic DNA:
- a CDS encoding iron-containing alcohol dehydrogenase, protein MKPFDMPSEPRITEMSWPTKIVFGAGALQRLPAQVARLNMKRPLVMTDAGVVKAGLVQRVYDVLKGANVAYASFEQVNPDPTENDAFAGLEAYRHHQCDGIIAIGGGSPLDAAKLVQVLTTHEPPLSRYDDATGGDQFVRDDMPPLIAIPTTAGTGSEVSRSGVATLSDTGRKTVIFSPFLMPKAAICDPELTLGLPPGPTAATGMDAFTHCLEAYVSNGFHPLADAVAIDGIARVARSLPIAVSEGKNLVARSDMMVAAMQGAMAFQKGLGACHALAHALTPISKVHHGLANAIVLPVVMEFNRPACTARLARVAQAMGDTSNASEEVLAANAVERVRKLNATIGIPVRLRDVGVQEKDLERIVDKAFQDASHRGNPRSCTLDDLRAMLRESF, encoded by the coding sequence ATGAAACCGTTCGACATGCCGAGCGAGCCACGCATCACCGAGATGTCGTGGCCCACGAAGATCGTCTTCGGCGCGGGAGCGCTGCAGCGCCTGCCCGCGCAGGTGGCACGGCTGAACATGAAGCGCCCGCTGGTGATGACGGACGCGGGCGTGGTGAAGGCGGGGCTCGTGCAACGCGTCTACGACGTGCTCAAGGGCGCGAACGTGGCGTACGCCTCCTTCGAGCAGGTGAATCCGGACCCCACCGAGAACGATGCCTTCGCGGGCCTGGAGGCGTACCGGCACCACCAGTGCGACGGCATCATCGCCATCGGCGGAGGCAGCCCGCTGGACGCGGCCAAGCTCGTGCAGGTGCTCACCACGCACGAGCCGCCGCTGTCTCGCTATGACGACGCGACGGGGGGCGACCAGTTCGTGCGCGACGATATGCCGCCGCTCATCGCCATTCCCACCACCGCGGGCACCGGCTCGGAGGTGAGCCGCTCGGGCGTGGCGACGCTGTCGGACACGGGCCGCAAGACGGTCATCTTCAGCCCGTTCCTCATGCCCAAGGCGGCCATCTGCGACCCCGAGCTGACGCTGGGCCTGCCGCCCGGACCCACGGCCGCCACGGGCATGGACGCCTTCACCCACTGCCTGGAGGCCTACGTGTCCAATGGCTTCCACCCGCTGGCGGACGCGGTGGCCATCGACGGCATCGCCCGCGTGGCGCGCTCGCTGCCCATTGCCGTCTCCGAGGGCAAGAACCTCGTGGCCCGCTCCGACATGATGGTCGCCGCCATGCAGGGCGCCATGGCCTTCCAGAAGGGGCTCGGGGCCTGCCACGCGCTGGCGCACGCGCTCACGCCCATCTCCAAGGTGCACCATGGGCTCGCCAACGCCATCGTGTTGCCCGTGGTGATGGAGTTCAACCGCCCCGCGTGCACCGCGCGGCTGGCGCGCGTGGCCCAGGCCATGGGGGACACCTCCAACGCTTCCGAGGAGGTGCTCGCCGCCAACGCCGTGGAGCGCGTGCGCAAGCTCAACGCCACCATCGGCATCCCCGTGCGCCTGCGCGATGTGGGTGTCCAGGAGAAGGACCTGGAGCGCATCGTCGACAAGGCCTTCCAGGATGCCTCGCACCGGGGCAATCCCCGTTCATGTACACTGGATGATTTGAGGGCAATGCTTCGGGAGTCGTTCTGA
- a CDS encoding helix-turn-helix domain-containing protein has translation MDNEKAILAGRFGHHVKRLRNSRKLTQEELAERSELSVDAIRRIERGGFSPSLTTLNKLSEGLNLSLKTLFQGFGREKPDRVAEICDFLGRLSGREVQLAWRVIHAMFEEK, from the coding sequence ATGGACAATGAGAAAGCCATCCTAGCGGGGCGGTTCGGCCATCATGTGAAGCGCCTCAGGAATTCACGCAAACTCACCCAGGAGGAACTCGCCGAGCGCAGTGAACTGTCCGTCGATGCCATCCGACGGATCGAGCGCGGCGGGTTTTCTCCCTCCCTCACGACGCTGAACAAGCTGTCCGAGGGACTCAACCTCTCCCTCAAGACGCTCTTCCAAGGGTTCGGACGGGAGAAGCCCGACCGGGTGGCGGAGATCTGCGACTTCCTCGGCCGGCTGTCCGGGCGAGAGGTGCAGCTCGCCTGGCGGGTCATCCACGCCATGTTCGAGGAGAAATGA
- a CDS encoding glutamine amidotransferase, which yields MKNVLLLKAGDAARPVQLSVGDYDQWFVESLGPDGCRFDIVHAHQGAELPPSAAGYDAVMMTGSPKSVTQLEPWMERAADFMLGAAARGVPVLGVCFGHQLLAHAHGARVVRNTQGREIGTVEVRLSPEGRKDPLFHELPEAFIVQATHEDIVERAPEGATVLAGNENTAVQALAFGPLIRGVQFHPEIHPAAMRALILARQEKLEAEAAARGQPPGERVPRLLAGITPAPSGHAILRNFLERFT from the coding sequence ATGAAGAACGTTCTCCTGTTGAAAGCCGGTGATGCGGCCCGGCCCGTCCAGCTCAGCGTCGGCGACTACGACCAGTGGTTCGTCGAGTCGCTCGGTCCCGATGGGTGCCGCTTCGACATCGTGCACGCCCACCAGGGCGCCGAACTGCCCCCGAGCGCCGCCGGCTATGACGCGGTGATGATGACCGGCTCCCCCAAGTCCGTGACGCAATTGGAACCCTGGATGGAGCGCGCCGCGGACTTCATGCTGGGCGCCGCCGCCCGGGGCGTCCCCGTGCTGGGCGTCTGCTTTGGGCACCAACTCCTCGCCCATGCCCATGGGGCGCGGGTGGTGCGCAACACCCAGGGGCGGGAGATCGGCACCGTGGAGGTGCGCCTGAGCCCCGAGGGGAGGAAGGATCCCCTCTTCCACGAATTGCCCGAAGCGTTCATCGTCCAGGCCACCCACGAGGACATCGTCGAGCGAGCGCCCGAGGGGGCCACGGTGCTCGCGGGCAACGAGAACACGGCGGTGCAGGCGCTCGCCTTCGGTCCGCTCATCCGGGGGGTCCAATTCCACCCCGAGATACATCCGGCCGCCATGCGCGCCCTCATTCTCGCCCGGCAAGAGAAACTGGAGGCCGAGGCCGCCGCCCGGGGGCAGCCTCCGGGTGAACGCGTGCCCCGGCTCCTGGCGGGCATCACCCCGGCGCCCTCCGGCCACGCCATCCTGCGTAACTTCCTGGAGCGGTTCACCTGA
- a CDS encoding AI-2E family transporter, with translation MQHHELDLLAQRRKRFYILAGLWLVIATILFFFRSVLLPFAGAALIAYLVHPLVTRLTRVRVRGHAIPRWVGILLIYSGFFLAVYLFFIAMVPQLYQELARISRDGVTFLNSLTPERIHVLADRVEDWLRAKGIPVALATPEEMRNGVPGSGVTVDLEKILQDVAAQLTALVRQHLGDIVTVSRHIITSVVAGVFMTFFILMVAAFFSIDAHAVVGYFTSLLPAEYGTDSQRLLERIDRSLSGVVRGQVTICIVNGTLTLLGLLLFGVKFAFLLATVATVFSLIPIFGTILSSVPIVLIALADGFQKGVAILLWIIGIHALEAYFLNPKIMGQAARIHPVIVAFSLIAGEQTFGLVGALFAVPVASIIVACFDYARLKAQPHMSEAPLELDVK, from the coding sequence ATGCAGCATCACGAGCTCGATCTCCTCGCGCAGCGCCGCAAGCGCTTCTACATCCTCGCGGGTTTGTGGCTGGTCATCGCCACCATCCTGTTCTTCTTCCGCTCGGTGCTGCTGCCCTTCGCGGGCGCCGCGTTGATCGCCTACCTGGTGCACCCGCTGGTGACACGCCTCACGCGCGTGCGGGTGCGCGGGCACGCCATTCCGCGCTGGGTGGGCATCCTGCTCATCTACTCGGGCTTCTTCCTCGCGGTGTACCTCTTCTTCATCGCCATGGTGCCGCAGCTCTACCAGGAGCTGGCCCGCATCAGCCGCGACGGCGTCACCTTCCTCAACTCGCTCACGCCCGAGCGCATCCACGTGCTCGCCGACCGCGTCGAGGACTGGCTGCGCGCCAAGGGCATCCCCGTGGCGCTCGCCACGCCCGAGGAGATGCGCAATGGGGTGCCGGGCAGCGGCGTGACGGTGGACCTGGAGAAGATCCTCCAGGACGTGGCCGCGCAGCTCACGGCGCTCGTGCGCCAGCACCTGGGCGACATCGTCACCGTGTCACGCCACATCATCACGTCGGTGGTGGCCGGCGTGTTCATGACGTTCTTCATCCTGATGGTGGCCGCGTTCTTCTCCATCGACGCGCACGCCGTCGTGGGCTACTTCACCAGCCTGTTGCCGGCCGAGTACGGCACCGACTCGCAGCGCCTGCTCGAGCGCATTGATCGCTCGCTGTCCGGCGTCGTGCGTGGCCAGGTGACCATCTGCATCGTCAACGGCACGCTCACCCTGCTGGGGCTCTTGCTCTTCGGGGTGAAGTTCGCCTTCCTGCTGGCCACGGTGGCCACGGTCTTCAGCCTCATCCCCATCTTCGGCACCATCCTCAGCTCGGTGCCCATCGTGCTCATCGCCCTGGCGGACGGCTTCCAGAAGGGCGTGGCCATCCTGCTGTGGATCATCGGCATCCACGCGCTGGAGGCGTACTTCCTCAACCCGAAGATCATGGGCCAGGCCGCGCGCATCCACCCGGTCATCGTGGCCTTCAGCCTCATCGCCGGGGAGCAGACGTTCGGCCTGGTGGGCGCGCTCTTCGCGGTGCCCGTGGCCTCCATCATCGTGGCCTGCTTCGACTACGCGCGCCTCAAGGCGCAGCCCCACATGAGCGAGGCGCCGCTGGAGCTGGATGTGAAGTAG
- a CDS encoding glutamine synthetase family protein — protein MPSGTDVLQKWFEEKGVRQVKLGGVDLDGVWRGKYVSVEKFFSACKSGMGFCDVVFGWDIADELLDNTQVTGWHTGYPDGMCRVDTSSARIIPWEPDTAAFLLDFVNPDGSPFEPSPRQLLQKVGKRAREMGFVPKFGAEYEFFIFKETPQSLKDKGYTRLTPLTPGMFGYSWLRTSLNAPLVHDIINGCRDFGVELEGFHTETGPGVFEAAVRYDTLEKIADKAVLFKTAVKEICARHGLTACFMAKVDPKLPGCSGHIHQSLWSLRSDENAFHDPDASDGMSRLMRQYIGGQISLMPELTALYWPTINSYKRSVENTWAPVTATWGRENRTTAVRVIGDSPKSMRLEYRQPGADMNAYLAMAASLAAGLWGIENEVEPPEACAGNGYASNAPPLPRSLKEAVALLKKSERAREILGEEFVDHFVRTREWEARQYERAVTNWELERYMELI, from the coding sequence ATGCCCTCGGGCACGGACGTGTTGCAGAAATGGTTCGAGGAGAAGGGCGTCCGGCAGGTGAAGCTGGGCGGAGTGGACCTGGACGGCGTCTGGCGCGGCAAGTACGTCTCGGTGGAGAAGTTCTTCTCCGCGTGCAAGAGCGGCATGGGCTTCTGTGACGTGGTGTTCGGGTGGGACATCGCGGACGAGCTGCTCGACAACACCCAGGTGACGGGCTGGCACACGGGCTACCCGGATGGGATGTGTCGCGTGGACACGAGCTCCGCGCGCATCATCCCCTGGGAGCCGGACACGGCCGCCTTCCTGCTGGACTTCGTGAACCCGGACGGCTCGCCCTTCGAGCCGAGCCCCCGCCAGCTCCTGCAGAAGGTGGGCAAGCGCGCGCGGGAGATGGGCTTCGTGCCCAAGTTCGGCGCCGAGTACGAGTTCTTCATCTTCAAGGAGACGCCGCAGTCGCTCAAGGACAAGGGCTACACGCGCCTCACGCCGCTCACCCCCGGCATGTTCGGCTACTCGTGGCTGCGCACGTCGCTCAACGCGCCGCTCGTGCACGACATCATCAATGGCTGCCGTGACTTCGGCGTGGAGCTGGAGGGCTTCCACACGGAGACGGGCCCGGGCGTCTTCGAGGCCGCCGTGCGCTACGACACGCTGGAGAAGATCGCCGACAAGGCGGTGCTCTTCAAGACGGCGGTCAAGGAGATCTGCGCGCGCCATGGGCTCACCGCCTGCTTCATGGCGAAGGTGGACCCCAAGCTGCCCGGGTGCTCGGGCCACATCCACCAGTCCCTGTGGTCGCTCAGGAGCGACGAGAACGCCTTCCACGATCCGGACGCGAGCGACGGCATGAGCCGCCTCATGCGCCAGTACATCGGCGGGCAGATCTCGCTGATGCCGGAGCTGACGGCGCTCTACTGGCCCACCATCAACAGCTACAAGCGCAGCGTGGAGAACACGTGGGCGCCGGTGACGGCGACGTGGGGCCGGGAGAACCGCACCACAGCGGTGCGCGTGATTGGCGACAGCCCCAAGTCGATGCGCCTGGAGTACCGCCAGCCGGGCGCGGACATGAACGCGTACCTGGCCATGGCGGCGAGCCTGGCCGCGGGGCTGTGGGGCATCGAGAACGAGGTGGAGCCGCCCGAGGCCTGCGCGGGCAATGGCTATGCGTCCAACGCGCCCCCGCTGCCGCGCTCGCTCAAGGAGGCGGTGGCGCTGCTCAAGAAGTCCGAGCGCGCCCGGGAGATCCTCGGCGAGGAATTCGTGGACCACTTCGTGCGTACGCGCGAGTGGGAGGCGCGGCAGTATGAGCGCGCCGTCACGAACTGGGAACTCGAGCGCTACATGGAGCTCATCTAG